The Ischnura elegans chromosome 1, ioIscEleg1.1, whole genome shotgun sequence genome contains a region encoding:
- the LOC124153461 gene encoding uncharacterized protein LOC124153461 isoform X2 produces the protein MSRRQSGEMASTSEVNHGLSDNVAEGGTNYRAPSNLIFDGKFFQIVSQSEKYISAQCQLCLPVNKVVKGVVGSTSNFTRHLKLVHNALQSYNKYKSQKNAKRTGEIQQKKITNFVSSKCMRVKINNEMLNKDIMHYIIHSMKPVRTVEDENFMRMFQHIDPSVQIMSRRTMGRKLNLMFENVNQNLASKFTEIQFMTSTADIWSTKHRSFLGVTAHWINDETLTRESAVLSCVRFKGTHDYKNIADTLHNIFISFGLNNEKVATMITDNGSNFVKAFKEFGCSEIINIDSDGNNLRQ, from the exons ATGTCAAGAAGGCAGTCTGGAGAAATGGCCAGTACCA GTGAGGTAAATCATGGTCTTAGTGATAACGTTGCTGAAGGTGGTACCAATTACCGTGCCCcatcgaatttaatttttgatggtaaatttttccaaattgtaaGTCAATCTGAGAAATATATTTCTGCCCAATGTCAGCTTTGCTTGCCTGTAAACAAAGTGGTTAAAGGAGTGGTAGGCAGCACTTCAAATTTTACTCGGCATCTTAAA TTGGTTCACAACGCATTACAAAGTTATAACAAATATAAATCACAGAAGAATGCCAAACGGACTGGTGAAATTCAGCAGAAGAAAATTACTAACTTTGTTTCTTCCAAATGCATGAGAGtgaaaatcaataatgaaatgcTGAACAAAGATATAATGCACTACATTATTCATAGCATGAAGCCTGTCCGCACTgtggaagatgaaaattttatgcgaatGTTTCAAC ATATTGATCCTTCGGTTCAGATCATGTCAAGGAGAACAATGGGTCGAAAATTAAACCTCATGTTTGaaaatgtaaaccaaaatttggcaagcaaatttacagaaattcaaTTTATGACTTCTACTGCAGATATTTGGTCCACGAAACATAGAAGCTTCCTTGGTGTCACAGCTCATTgg ATAAATGATGAAACATTGACTCGTGAAAGTGCTGTTTTATCATGTGTTCGATTTAAAGGTACACATGATTACAAGAATATAGCAGACACTCtacacaatattttcatcagttttgGGTTAAACAATGAGAAAGTTGCCACAATGATTACGGATAATGGGTCTAACTTCGTAAAGGCATTCAAAGAGTTTGGCTgcagtgaaataataaatatagacaGCGATGGTAATAACTTAAGACAATAA
- the LOC124153461 gene encoding uncharacterized protein LOC124153461 isoform X1 yields the protein MSRRQSGEMASTSEVNHGLSDNVAEGGTNYRAPSNLIFDGKFFQIVSQSEKYISAQCQLCLPVNKVVKGVVGSTSNFTRHLKLVHNALQSYNKYKSQKNAKRTGEIQQKKITNFVSSKCMRVKINNEMLNKDIMHYIIHSMKPVRTVEDENFMRMFQRKFSQASKWLREFIDNTMNSVMVFLTFLMTSYINFFLIHSVFTLCADVFYPLIDIDPSVQIMSRRTMGRKLNLMFENVNQNLASKFTEIQFMTSTADIWSTKHRSFLGVTAHWINDETLTRESAVLSCVRFKGTHDYKNIADTLHNIFISFGLNNEKVATMITDNGSNFVKAFKEFGCSEIINIDSDGNNLRQ from the exons ATGTCAAGAAGGCAGTCTGGAGAAATGGCCAGTACCA GTGAGGTAAATCATGGTCTTAGTGATAACGTTGCTGAAGGTGGTACCAATTACCGTGCCCcatcgaatttaatttttgatggtaaatttttccaaattgtaaGTCAATCTGAGAAATATATTTCTGCCCAATGTCAGCTTTGCTTGCCTGTAAACAAAGTGGTTAAAGGAGTGGTAGGCAGCACTTCAAATTTTACTCGGCATCTTAAA TTGGTTCACAACGCATTACAAAGTTATAACAAATATAAATCACAGAAGAATGCCAAACGGACTGGTGAAATTCAGCAGAAGAAAATTACTAACTTTGTTTCTTCCAAATGCATGAGAGtgaaaatcaataatgaaatgcTGAACAAAGATATAATGCACTACATTATTCATAGCATGAAGCCTGTCCGCACTgtggaagatgaaaattttatgcgaatGTTTCAACGTAAGTTTTCTCAGGCCAGCAAGTGGTTAAGGGAATTTATTGATAATACGATGAACTCTGTGATGGTATTTCTCACATTTCTAATGACGTCCTACATCAACTTTTTTCTAATACACTCTGTTTTTACTTTATGTGCTGATGTATTTTATCCTTTGATAGATATTGATCCTTCGGTTCAGATCATGTCAAGGAGAACAATGGGTCGAAAATTAAACCTCATGTTTGaaaatgtaaaccaaaatttggcaagcaaatttacagaaattcaaTTTATGACTTCTACTGCAGATATTTGGTCCACGAAACATAGAAGCTTCCTTGGTGTCACAGCTCATTgg ATAAATGATGAAACATTGACTCGTGAAAGTGCTGTTTTATCATGTGTTCGATTTAAAGGTACACATGATTACAAGAATATAGCAGACACTCtacacaatattttcatcagttttgGGTTAAACAATGAGAAAGTTGCCACAATGATTACGGATAATGGGTCTAACTTCGTAAAGGCATTCAAAGAGTTTGGCTgcagtgaaataataaatatagacaGCGATGGTAATAACTTAAGACAATAA